A window of Holophagales bacterium contains these coding sequences:
- a CDS encoding aldo/keto reductase: MNRIGTTDLDVFPLCLGGNVFGWTIDEPQSIAVLDAYAAAGGNFVDTADMYSSWVPGNAGGESEAILGRWMTGRRNRDRMVVATKVGKLPGLDDLSAKTIRTAAENSLRRLGTDRIDLYYAHADDPATPLEETLGAFDALVREGKVLHVAASNFTEARLSEALAVSLREGFARFVALQPHYNLVHRAEYESALAPLCSREGLACFPYYALASGFLAGKYRPGVKVDSARAAGAAKYLDDRGLRVLAALDAIASRRETTVAAVSLSWLLTRPAVVAPIASARTPRQLAELLPAVSLHLAEDELKLLIDASA, encoded by the coding sequence ATGAATCGGATCGGCACCACGGACCTCGACGTCTTCCCGCTCTGCCTCGGCGGAAACGTCTTCGGCTGGACGATCGACGAGCCGCAGTCCATCGCGGTGCTCGACGCCTACGCGGCCGCCGGCGGCAACTTCGTCGACACGGCCGACATGTACTCCTCCTGGGTGCCGGGAAACGCGGGGGGCGAGTCGGAGGCCATCCTCGGCCGCTGGATGACCGGGCGGCGCAACCGCGACCGGATGGTCGTCGCGACGAAGGTGGGAAAGCTCCCGGGCCTGGACGATCTCTCGGCGAAGACGATCCGGACGGCCGCCGAGAACTCGCTCCGGCGCCTCGGGACCGACCGCATCGACCTCTACTACGCCCACGCCGACGACCCGGCGACTCCTCTCGAGGAGACCCTCGGCGCCTTCGACGCGCTCGTGCGCGAGGGAAAGGTCCTCCACGTCGCCGCCTCGAACTTCACCGAGGCGCGGCTCTCCGAGGCTCTCGCGGTCTCGCTGCGGGAGGGCTTCGCCCGTTTCGTGGCCCTCCAGCCGCACTACAACCTCGTCCACCGGGCCGAGTACGAGAGCGCCCTCGCACCCCTCTGCTCCCGGGAAGGCCTCGCGTGCTTTCCCTACTACGCGCTCGCCAGCGGCTTCCTCGCCGGCAAGTACCGCCCTGGAGTGAAGGTCGACAGCGCCCGCGCCGCCGGAGCGGCGAAGTACCTCGACGACAGGGGCCTTCGCGTCCTCGCGGCGCTGGACGCGATCGCGTCACGCAGGGAGACGACCGTCGCGGCCGTCTCTCTCTCCTGGCTCCTCACGCGCCCCGCCGTCGTCGCGCCGATCGCCAGCGCCCGAACGCCCCGGCAGCTCGCAGAGCTTCTTCCAGCCGTCTCCCTGCACCTCGCCGAAGACGAGCTGAAGCTCCTGATCGACGCCTCGGCCTAG
- a CDS encoding PepSY domain-containing protein, with product MDSSTRRPSIPVLLCTLALAGAPATAADEPKAAEDAGFTGRWALTQAKDNVNLRSKSSGWSVTPGSELGAGGVGGMSGGGGFDLPLEVMTDARLLVVVDDGKTLRVTYPTGRKRDFVTDGQKRYLDDGDGPADVTSRRYGSTVTVASEWFRGYKLRETWELFASPRRLVVSGRVKGRESQQYVRTYEPAPPELPSASAGAAGAGSSASTAPAEPTPDAAPVAAGEPTPALVDRLGECTILAPRNATSAELNRLVRVSQDEAGKVAVASVAPLKAGDVISSDVEPFEGCLVWPFTLRLAGRKGVQEVFVDAGDGKVVRSEFVPMGPSAGEAPAP from the coding sequence ATGGATTCTTCGACCCGCCGCCCGTCGATTCCCGTCCTGCTCTGTACCCTCGCCCTCGCGGGGGCCCCCGCGACCGCCGCGGACGAACCGAAGGCGGCCGAGGATGCTGGCTTCACGGGCCGGTGGGCGCTCACGCAGGCGAAGGACAACGTGAACCTGAGATCGAAGTCTTCGGGCTGGAGCGTGACGCCGGGCAGCGAGCTGGGCGCGGGCGGCGTGGGCGGAATGAGCGGCGGAGGCGGCTTCGACCTCCCGCTCGAGGTGATGACGGATGCGCGCCTGCTCGTCGTCGTCGACGACGGCAAGACGCTGCGCGTCACCTATCCGACCGGACGGAAGAGGGACTTCGTGACCGATGGCCAGAAGCGCTACCTCGACGACGGCGACGGCCCGGCCGACGTCACGTCGCGCCGGTACGGGTCGACGGTCACCGTCGCGTCCGAGTGGTTCCGGGGCTACAAGCTCAGGGAAACGTGGGAGCTCTTCGCCAGCCCGCGCCGCCTCGTGGTGTCGGGGAGGGTGAAGGGGCGCGAGTCGCAGCAGTACGTCCGGACGTACGAGCCCGCTCCGCCCGAGCTGCCGTCCGCGTCCGCGGGGGCCGCGGGCGCGGGGTCTTCGGCGTCGACCGCCCCTGCCGAACCGACGCCGGACGCGGCGCCCGTCGCGGCGGGGGAGCCGACGCCCGCCCTGGTGGACCGCCTGGGCGAGTGCACGATCCTTGCTCCGCGGAACGCGACCTCCGCCGAGCTGAACCGCCTCGTTCGCGTCTCGCAGGACGAGGCGGGCAAGGTGGCGGTGGCGTCCGTCGCGCCATTGAAGGCCGGCGACGTGATCTCCTCCGACGTCGAGCCCTTCGAGGGTTGTCTCGTCTGGCCCTTCACGCTCCGGCTGGCCGGGAGGAAAGGCGTCCAGGAGGTCTTCGTGGACGCCGGCGACGGGAAGGTCGTCCGGTCGGAGTTCGTTCCGATGGGTCCCTCGGCGGGAGAGGCGCCCGCCCCCTGA
- a CDS encoding DUF1684 domain-containing protein, giving the protein MRRAHPALLIVLATLACRRPPAADPAYAAQIGTARALREKRLASETGWLTLVALHWLAPGANAVGADPAAPIALEAPGVPARAASFDLDPDGKVHLRVEPGAPVAVNGASPTGAALLSDREGKPDVVTIGRVRLTVIERGGRLAVRARDPESPRRTSFAGLDYFPVDPALRVEGRFEPYEAPRDVEVPSAQGPPQKALAPGVVRFTIGGRELTLEPTVESPADKTLFFVFSDATAGTESYGAGRFLYAETPAPGATRVLLDFNLAENPPCAFTPYATCPLPLPRNVLPVRIEAGEKVPAGH; this is encoded by the coding sequence ATGCGCCGAGCCCATCCCGCGCTCCTCATCGTCCTCGCGACCCTCGCCTGCAGGCGTCCGCCGGCGGCCGACCCCGCTTACGCGGCCCAGATCGGAACGGCGAGAGCCCTTCGCGAGAAGAGACTGGCGTCGGAGACCGGCTGGCTCACGCTCGTCGCGCTCCACTGGCTGGCCCCCGGAGCCAACGCCGTCGGCGCCGACCCGGCGGCCCCGATCGCCCTCGAAGCCCCCGGCGTGCCGGCAAGGGCGGCCTCTTTCGACCTGGACCCGGACGGCAAGGTGCACCTGCGCGTCGAGCCCGGAGCACCCGTCGCCGTGAACGGCGCTTCTCCGACCGGCGCGGCGCTCCTCTCGGATCGCGAGGGAAAGCCGGACGTCGTCACCATCGGCCGCGTCCGCCTGACCGTCATCGAACGCGGCGGCCGGCTCGCCGTGAGGGCCCGCGACCCGGAAAGCCCCCGGCGAACGTCCTTCGCGGGTCTCGACTACTTTCCCGTCGATCCGGCGCTGCGCGTCGAGGGCCGGTTCGAGCCCTACGAGGCGCCGCGAGACGTCGAGGTGCCGTCGGCGCAAGGACCACCCCAGAAGGCCCTCGCTCCCGGAGTCGTCCGATTCACCATCGGCGGACGCGAGCTCACCCTGGAGCCGACGGTCGAGTCGCCGGCCGACAAGACCCTCTTCTTCGTCTTCAGCGACGCGACCGCCGGCACCGAGTCCTACGGTGCGGGCCGCTTCCTCTACGCCGAGACGCCGGCGCCCGGCGCAACCCGGGTTCTGCTCGACTTCAACCTCGCCGAGAACCCTCCCTGCGCCTTCACCCCCTACGCGACCTGCCCGCTCCCGCTGCCCAGGAACGTCCTTCCCGTGAGGATCGAGGCCGGCGAGAAGGTTCCCGCCGGGCACTGA
- a CDS encoding GAF domain-containing sensor histidine kinase, producing the protein MLPVIDARTLFVASAVVFAGLVISVALAWRELKSLSGPDRFAKSYALFLVGLVLFSLQGQIPAVFSYWLANVLIVVGAALVLEGTNLILGRPPGRRITVATGLAATAAFGYYTLVRYDADARTILSSAFVAGLLGSAGWTSWHRRPRTGLRTLETVTAIALGACALLFWARAVAIGTGLVGGEMLDASPWMAVPPLLCTLCAVVWTTTLLANTSRRLTTVVQSQNDLLANLLSVARAAGDQSSLDTTLERVLSVATDLTGAAGASLLMLDEERRFVRGLFTHETTNVAVGQREAETILEKGLAAWVVRHRTAGIVADTHADPRWHRIPGQEELTRSALSAPISSGSALAGVLTLVHPEPGHFGEEHRLLLESTTAQIGLALRNAQIADARQRATRGQALLNQVLEVSARRTDAQEIVALAAEALSKDPAWSRVYLAIPGEDGHFRLHGKTDGLPDQRPRIDDGILGRALESGVTQHDDAPPGTADETGHWSSLAVPLRHLGRTLGVAAFETSRPRAFGTTDVDQAEALAEAISLGLGKARLAQAREELTRMMVHDLRGPISGVMGALELLGEAPGLDDGNRRLLDAAERNTRRQLKLVEGILELARLEEGALPVRREEVPLAPLVDDVLHMAMPAAEARGLELISEIPESVPRVLADPGLVARVLENLVGNAVKFSEPGAGPVRVSSRVDGTMVELLVCDAGPGIEEALRPRIFERFVVGNRPGRGTGLGLAFCRLAVEAQGGRIRLEHTDPGAVFAFSLPVAGPPAA; encoded by the coding sequence ATGCTGCCGGTCATCGACGCACGGACGCTCTTCGTCGCCAGCGCCGTCGTCTTCGCCGGTCTCGTCATCTCCGTCGCGCTCGCCTGGCGGGAACTGAAATCGCTGAGCGGTCCGGACCGCTTCGCGAAGAGCTACGCCCTCTTTCTCGTCGGCCTCGTCCTCTTCTCGCTGCAGGGACAGATTCCGGCGGTGTTCTCGTACTGGCTGGCGAACGTCCTCATCGTGGTCGGCGCCGCTCTCGTCCTCGAGGGGACGAATCTCATCCTCGGCCGCCCCCCGGGACGGCGGATCACGGTGGCGACCGGGCTGGCCGCGACGGCTGCGTTCGGCTACTACACCCTCGTCCGGTACGACGCCGACGCGCGCACCATCCTTTCGAGCGCCTTCGTTGCCGGCCTCCTCGGGTCCGCTGGCTGGACGAGCTGGCATCGGCGCCCCCGCACCGGACTCCGGACCCTCGAGACGGTCACCGCGATCGCCCTCGGGGCCTGCGCCCTGCTCTTCTGGGCCCGGGCGGTGGCCATCGGTACGGGGCTCGTGGGCGGGGAGATGCTCGACGCGAGCCCCTGGATGGCGGTCCCGCCGCTTCTCTGCACGCTCTGCGCGGTCGTCTGGACGACGACGCTCCTGGCGAACACGAGCCGCCGGCTGACCACCGTCGTCCAGTCGCAGAACGACCTCCTCGCGAACCTGCTGAGCGTGGCTCGCGCCGCCGGGGACCAGTCGAGCCTCGACACCACCCTCGAGCGCGTCCTCAGCGTCGCCACCGATCTCACCGGGGCCGCGGGCGCCAGCCTCCTCATGCTCGACGAGGAGCGGCGGTTCGTCCGGGGGCTCTTCACGCACGAGACGACGAACGTCGCCGTCGGGCAACGCGAGGCCGAGACGATCCTCGAGAAGGGGCTGGCGGCCTGGGTCGTCCGCCACCGGACTGCCGGCATCGTCGCCGACACGCACGCTGACCCCCGCTGGCACAGGATACCCGGACAGGAAGAGCTGACCCGTTCGGCCCTCTCCGCCCCGATCTCGAGCGGCTCGGCTCTCGCCGGGGTGCTCACGCTCGTGCACCCCGAACCAGGGCACTTCGGCGAGGAGCACCGTCTCCTTCTCGAGTCGACGACCGCCCAGATCGGTCTCGCCCTTCGCAACGCCCAGATCGCCGATGCGCGCCAGCGGGCGACGCGAGGGCAGGCGCTCCTCAACCAGGTTCTCGAGGTCTCGGCGCGGCGGACCGACGCGCAGGAGATCGTCGCTCTCGCCGCGGAGGCCCTGTCGAAGGACCCGGCCTGGTCACGCGTCTATCTCGCGATCCCGGGCGAGGACGGGCACTTCCGCCTCCACGGAAAGACGGACGGCCTTCCCGACCAGCGCCCGCGCATCGACGACGGGATTCTCGGCAGGGCGCTCGAGAGCGGAGTGACGCAGCACGACGACGCCCCCCCTGGCACCGCAGACGAGACCGGACACTGGAGCAGCCTGGCAGTCCCGCTCCGGCACCTCGGCCGGACGCTCGGAGTCGCGGCCTTCGAGACCTCGCGGCCCCGCGCCTTCGGGACCACGGACGTCGACCAGGCCGAGGCGCTGGCCGAAGCCATCAGCCTCGGCCTGGGCAAGGCCCGCCTCGCCCAGGCCCGCGAAGAGCTGACGCGGATGATGGTCCACGACCTGCGGGGTCCGATCTCCGGTGTCATGGGCGCGTTGGAGCTGCTGGGCGAGGCGCCCGGCCTGGACGACGGCAACCGGAGGCTGCTCGACGCGGCCGAGCGGAACACCCGCAGGCAGCTGAAGCTCGTCGAGGGAATCCTCGAGCTGGCCCGCCTCGAGGAAGGGGCCCTTCCCGTCCGGCGCGAGGAGGTACCGCTCGCCCCGCTCGTCGACGACGTGCTGCACATGGCGATGCCGGCCGCGGAAGCGCGCGGGCTGGAGCTGATCTCCGAGATCCCCGAGAGCGTTCCCCGCGTCCTCGCGGACCCGGGGCTCGTCGCACGCGTCCTCGAGAACCTCGTCGGAAACGCCGTGAAGTTCAGCGAACCCGGAGCCGGGCCCGTCCGCGTGAGCTCTCGCGTCGACGGGACGATGGTCGAGCTGCTGGTGTGCGACGCGGGACCGGGGATCGAAGAAGCGCTCCGGCCGCGGATCTTCGAGAGGTTCGTCGTCGGCAACCGGCCCGGGCGCGGGACCGGCCTCGGCCTCGCATTCTGCCGCCTGGCGGTCGAGGCGCAGGGAGGACGGATCCGGCTCGAGCACACGGACCCCGGCGCCGTCTTCGCGTTCAGCCTCCCCGTCGCCGGACCACCGGCGGCCTGA
- a CDS encoding NAD-dependent malic enzyme: MDFSIKVDPSTWQRYISVPRKGEYVLTDSFLNKGTAFTARERDELDILGLLPPAIFTIEQQLKRTYESFSAKQTPLEKYIYLASLHDRNEVLYYRLLDEYLYEMLPVVYTPVVGEACQKFSHIFRRGRGLYIGIDQQNNIEKILRNYHATEPSVIVVTDGERILGLGDQGAGGMGIPIGKLCLYTACAGISPYSTLPITLDVGTNNEERLADPLYVGLRQPRVRGAEYQEFIDKFVAAVKKVFPNVLLQWEDFLKDNAIFQLERFRDELLTFNDDIQGTASVVVAGIFGALRLTGGKMSDHRLVFAGAGASAHGIAELFVSALVEEGMPVGEARRRIWTCDTKGLAVSDRAGLEGFKKEFARDRAELAGWKVADAGRISLEETIENAKPTILIGVSATPGTFSEAIVKRMAEMNERPLVFPLSNPTSKSECTAEEAVRWSDGRAIVATGSPFAPVVHDGVTHRIGQCNNAFIFPGVGLGACVSRARRITDGMFLDAARALATHVTEADIAESAVYPQIATIRECSHSVACAVIRRAVKEGHADPDILVNLEETVRRAMWYPEYLPIRYEPAGGKTPRL, from the coding sequence ATGGATTTCTCGATCAAGGTCGACCCTTCGACGTGGCAGCGCTACATCTCGGTCCCGCGGAAGGGCGAGTACGTGCTGACGGACTCCTTCCTGAACAAGGGGACGGCCTTCACGGCGCGTGAGCGGGACGAGCTCGACATCCTCGGGCTCCTGCCCCCCGCGATCTTCACGATCGAGCAGCAGCTGAAACGGACCTACGAGTCGTTCAGCGCCAAGCAGACGCCGCTCGAGAAGTACATCTACCTCGCCAGCCTCCACGACCGCAACGAGGTCCTCTACTACCGTCTCCTCGACGAGTACCTCTACGAGATGCTCCCGGTCGTCTACACGCCGGTCGTCGGCGAGGCGTGCCAGAAGTTCTCGCACATCTTCCGGCGCGGGCGCGGCCTCTACATCGGCATCGACCAGCAGAACAACATCGAGAAGATCCTCCGCAACTACCACGCGACCGAGCCGTCGGTCATCGTCGTGACGGACGGCGAGCGGATCCTCGGCCTGGGAGACCAGGGCGCGGGCGGGATGGGAATCCCGATCGGGAAGCTCTGCCTCTACACGGCCTGCGCGGGCATCTCGCCCTACTCGACGCTCCCGATCACCCTCGACGTCGGGACGAACAACGAGGAGCGGCTCGCCGACCCGCTCTACGTCGGCCTGCGCCAGCCACGGGTCCGCGGCGCGGAGTACCAGGAGTTCATCGACAAGTTCGTCGCGGCGGTGAAGAAGGTCTTCCCGAACGTCCTCCTGCAGTGGGAGGACTTCCTCAAGGACAACGCGATCTTCCAGCTCGAGCGCTTCCGCGACGAGCTGCTCACCTTCAACGACGACATCCAGGGGACGGCGTCCGTCGTCGTCGCCGGCATCTTCGGGGCCCTGCGCCTCACCGGCGGGAAGATGAGCGACCACCGGCTCGTCTTCGCCGGCGCCGGCGCCTCGGCGCACGGCATCGCCGAGCTCTTCGTCTCGGCGCTCGTCGAGGAGGGGATGCCGGTCGGCGAGGCCCGCAGGCGCATCTGGACCTGCGACACGAAGGGGCTCGCCGTCTCCGACCGGGCCGGGCTCGAAGGCTTCAAGAAGGAGTTCGCCAGAGACCGCGCCGAGCTGGCCGGCTGGAAGGTGGCCGACGCCGGGCGGATCTCGCTCGAGGAGACGATCGAGAACGCGAAGCCGACGATCCTCATCGGCGTCTCGGCCACGCCGGGGACGTTCAGCGAGGCCATCGTGAAGAGGATGGCGGAGATGAACGAGCGGCCGCTCGTCTTCCCGCTCTCGAACCCGACGTCCAAGAGCGAGTGCACCGCGGAAGAGGCCGTCCGCTGGTCGGACGGCCGGGCCATCGTGGCCACGGGGAGCCCGTTCGCGCCGGTCGTCCACGACGGCGTGACGCACCGGATCGGACAGTGCAACAACGCCTTCATCTTCCCCGGCGTGGGCCTCGGGGCGTGCGTCTCCAGGGCGCGCCGTATCACCGACGGGATGTTCCTCGACGCGGCCAGGGCCCTGGCGACCCACGTCACCGAGGCCGACATCGCAGAGTCGGCCGTCTATCCGCAGATCGCGACGATCCGCGAGTGCTCGCACTCGGTCGCGTGTGCCGTCATCAGGCGGGCGGTGAAGGAAGGGCACGCCGACCCGGACATCCTCGTCAACCTCGAGGAGACCGTGCGGCGGGCGATGTGGTATCCGGAGTACCTGCCGATCCGGTACGAGCCGGCCGGCGGGAAAACGCCGAGACTCTGA
- a CDS encoding quinone oxidoreductase: MTHAIRIHQTGGPEVLRWDEVEVGPPGPGEVRLRHTAIGLNFIDTYHRSGLYPLPLPAIPGSEGAGVVEEIGAGVSEVKPGDRVAYAGPVGAYAEERLVPAHRLVPLPEDVDDRVAAAAMLKGMTARYLLRRTHRVEAGETILLHSAAGGVGLIAAQWAKSLGATVIGTVSTEAKAVLARDAGCDHVVVTSRESFAARVKEITGGAGVRVVYDAVGKDTFEGSLDCLGPLGLMVSYGNASGPVAPISPLLLAQKGSLFLTRPTLMTYTARREDLLATAADLFAVLRTGAVKVRIDATYPLGEAAAAHTALEARRTTGSTVLLP, translated from the coding sequence ATGACGCACGCCATCCGCATCCACCAGACCGGCGGCCCCGAGGTCCTTCGCTGGGACGAGGTCGAGGTCGGCCCTCCCGGCCCCGGCGAGGTCCGCCTCCGCCACACCGCGATCGGCCTGAACTTCATCGACACCTATCACCGCTCGGGCCTCTACCCGTTGCCGCTCCCGGCGATTCCCGGCTCCGAGGGGGCCGGGGTCGTCGAGGAGATCGGTGCCGGAGTCTCCGAAGTGAAGCCAGGCGACCGCGTCGCCTACGCGGGCCCGGTGGGCGCCTACGCCGAGGAGCGGCTCGTCCCCGCGCACCGGCTCGTCCCGCTCCCCGAGGACGTCGACGACCGCGTCGCGGCCGCCGCGATGCTCAAGGGGATGACGGCGCGCTACCTGCTCCGCCGGACGCACCGCGTCGAGGCCGGCGAGACGATCCTCCTCCACTCGGCCGCGGGCGGCGTCGGCCTCATCGCGGCGCAGTGGGCGAAGAGCCTCGGGGCGACCGTGATCGGCACCGTCTCCACCGAGGCCAAGGCGGTGCTCGCGCGCGACGCGGGCTGCGACCACGTCGTCGTCACGTCACGCGAGAGCTTCGCTGCCCGCGTGAAGGAGATCACCGGCGGCGCCGGCGTTCGCGTCGTCTACGACGCCGTCGGGAAGGACACCTTCGAAGGGTCCCTCGACTGCCTCGGGCCGCTCGGCCTCATGGTCTCCTACGGCAACGCTTCGGGCCCCGTGGCCCCGATCTCTCCTCTCCTCCTCGCCCAGAAGGGCTCCCTCTTCCTGACGCGCCCGACGCTGATGACCTACACGGCGCGGAGGGAGGACCTCCTCGCGACCGCTGCCGACCTGTTCGCCGTGCTCCGAACCGGTGCGGTGAAGGTGCGGATCGACGCGACGTACCCGCTCGGCGAGGCCGCCGCGGCGCACACGGCGCTCGAGGCGCGGAGGACGACGGGGTCGACGGTCCTCCTGCCGTAG
- a CDS encoding nitric-oxide reductase large subunit, translating to MSTTTPGNDNRRWALLGGTLLFTFLVLGFFGREVYRQAPPIPESVVTTEGVTLMTKDDILTGQQVWQSAGGQQLGSIWGHGAYQAPDWTADQLHREATALLDVRAENEGAKDFASLSPDRQAALRAGLVREMRANTFDAATGTVTITAERAEAMKRVAAHYDALYGGAPGLKTLRQDYAMSESTVPDASRRKALTAFFFWTSWAATTERPGQSITYTNNWPHEPLVENVPSGANVVWSLVSIALLLAGVGAVVWWSAFREKPEPPVTPPATDPFAGLALTPSMRACGKYVGTVLALLAVQVGLGALTAHYTVEGQALFGLPIGQWLPYALTRTWHVQTGVFWIATAFLAAGLFLAPIVGGHEPKFQRLGVNVLWGALLLVVAGSLTGEYLAIHQVLPLDLSFWLGHQGYEYVDLGRVWQIALFVGLVLWLVLMLRAILPAARRRDDARSLVLMFTGATTAIGLLYGAGFFFTAKTHLSVMEYWRWWVVHLWVEGFFEVFATAAIALLFAKLGLVDKKHAGAAVIASSALFLFAGIPGTFHHLYFSGTPVSILAVGASFSALEVVPLTLIGIEAFRTSRLQSAAPWMAAYRWPITFFVGVAFWNLVGAGVFGFLINPPIALYYMQGLNTTPVHAHTALFGVYGLLSLGLILVIARKLSGVRPWKETQLKWAFWGMNVGLALMVVLSLLPIGLAQTWASVEHGLWYARSADFLQLPAIQALRWLRIVGDTVFLGGVGFLLWFFVGLLTGWSYEKAEDAGYEPDDALPESA from the coding sequence ATGAGCACGACCACCCCGGGCAACGACAACCGCCGCTGGGCGCTTCTCGGAGGCACGCTCCTCTTCACGTTCCTCGTCCTCGGCTTCTTCGGGCGCGAGGTCTACCGACAGGCCCCGCCGATTCCCGAGAGCGTCGTCACGACCGAAGGCGTCACGTTGATGACGAAGGACGACATCCTCACGGGCCAGCAGGTCTGGCAGTCCGCCGGCGGCCAGCAGCTCGGCTCGATCTGGGGCCACGGCGCCTACCAGGCTCCCGACTGGACGGCCGACCAGCTGCACCGCGAGGCGACGGCGCTCCTCGACGTGCGGGCCGAGAACGAAGGGGCGAAGGACTTCGCCTCGCTCTCCCCCGACCGCCAGGCCGCGCTTCGCGCGGGGCTCGTCCGCGAGATGCGGGCGAACACGTTCGACGCCGCCACGGGAACCGTCACGATCACGGCCGAGCGGGCCGAGGCGATGAAGCGCGTCGCCGCCCACTACGACGCCCTCTACGGCGGCGCCCCCGGGCTGAAGACGCTCCGGCAGGACTACGCGATGTCGGAGTCGACCGTCCCCGACGCCAGCCGGAGAAAGGCGCTGACGGCCTTCTTCTTCTGGACGAGCTGGGCCGCCACGACCGAGCGGCCCGGGCAGTCGATCACCTACACGAACAACTGGCCGCACGAGCCGCTCGTCGAGAACGTCCCGTCGGGGGCGAACGTCGTCTGGTCGCTCGTCTCGATCGCCCTCCTCCTCGCGGGCGTCGGAGCGGTCGTCTGGTGGAGCGCCTTCCGCGAGAAGCCGGAGCCACCGGTGACACCGCCGGCCACGGACCCCTTCGCGGGCCTCGCGCTCACCCCCTCGATGCGCGCCTGCGGCAAGTACGTCGGCACCGTCCTCGCCCTCCTCGCCGTCCAGGTCGGCCTCGGCGCGCTCACCGCGCACTACACGGTCGAGGGGCAGGCGCTGTTCGGCCTTCCGATCGGACAGTGGCTCCCCTACGCCCTGACGCGTACCTGGCACGTCCAGACGGGCGTCTTCTGGATCGCGACCGCCTTCCTCGCGGCGGGCCTCTTCCTCGCCCCGATCGTCGGGGGGCACGAGCCGAAGTTCCAGCGCCTCGGCGTGAACGTCCTCTGGGGCGCGCTCCTCCTCGTCGTCGCCGGGTCGCTCACGGGCGAGTACCTCGCGATCCATCAGGTCCTCCCCCTCGACCTGAGCTTCTGGCTCGGCCACCAGGGCTACGAGTACGTCGACCTCGGGCGCGTCTGGCAGATCGCCCTCTTCGTCGGCCTCGTCCTGTGGCTCGTCCTGATGCTCCGGGCCATCCTCCCGGCCGCGCGCCGCCGCGACGACGCCCGCTCGCTCGTCCTGATGTTCACGGGCGCCACGACCGCCATCGGCCTCCTCTACGGCGCCGGCTTCTTCTTCACCGCCAAGACGCACCTCTCCGTCATGGAGTACTGGCGCTGGTGGGTCGTCCACCTCTGGGTCGAGGGCTTCTTCGAGGTCTTCGCCACGGCGGCGATCGCCCTCCTCTTCGCCAAGCTCGGCCTCGTCGACAAGAAGCACGCGGGCGCGGCCGTCATCGCCTCGTCGGCCCTCTTCCTGTTCGCCGGCATCCCCGGCACGTTCCACCACCTCTACTTCAGCGGCACGCCGGTCTCCATCCTCGCCGTCGGAGCGAGCTTCAGCGCCCTCGAGGTCGTTCCGCTGACGCTCATCGGCATCGAGGCGTTCCGGACGAGCCGCCTGCAGTCCGCCGCTCCCTGGATGGCCGCCTACCGCTGGCCGATCACCTTCTTCGTCGGCGTCGCGTTCTGGAACCTCGTCGGCGCGGGCGTCTTCGGCTTCCTCATCAACCCGCCGATCGCCCTCTACTACATGCAGGGCCTCAACACGACGCCCGTCCACGCCCACACCGCCCTCTTCGGCGTCTACGGCCTCCTCTCCCTCGGCCTGATCCTCGTCATCGCGCGCAAGCTCTCGGGCGTCCGCCCCTGGAAGGAGACGCAGCTGAAGTGGGCGTTCTGGGGGATGAACGTCGGCCTCGCGCTGATGGTCGTCCTGAGCCTCCTCCCGATCGGCCTCGCGCAGACCTGGGCGAGCGTCGAGCACGGCCTCTGGTACGCCCGCAGCGCCGACTTCCTCCAGCTTCCCGCGATCCAGGCGCTCCGCTGGCTCCGCATCGTCGGCGACACGGTCTTCCTCGGCGGCGTCGGCTTCCTCCTCTGGTTCTTCGTCGGACTCCTCACCGGGTGGAGCTACGAGAAGGCCGAGGACGCGGGCTACGAACCCGACGACGCGCTTCCGGAAAGCGCATAG
- the ric gene encoding iron-sulfur cluster repair di-iron protein, producing MNTPLQPESTLADLAVAYPSASRVFRRHGLDYCCHGRRPVSEACAERGLDAGTLLSEVAAEARTAADAESWFDRPLPEIVGRIVDYYHARLRTELPLLLQMARKVEGVHAEKESVPRGLAAHVDTLSQTLLDHLDKEEQGLFPMILSGRGGQPSAQVFALEREHEDVALALQKTRALTTDLVPPAEACTTWRALYLRLDELEAEVMEHVHLENNVLFRRALCAEL from the coding sequence ATGAACACCCCGCTGCAGCCCGAATCGACCCTCGCCGATCTCGCGGTCGCCTACCCCTCCGCTTCCCGCGTCTTCCGCCGCCACGGCCTCGACTACTGCTGTCACGGGCGCCGCCCCGTCTCCGAAGCCTGCGCCGAGCGCGGCCTCGACGCGGGCACGCTCCTCTCCGAGGTCGCTGCCGAAGCCAGGACGGCGGCGGACGCGGAGAGCTGGTTCGACCGGCCCCTTCCAGAGATCGTCGGGCGGATCGTGGACTACTACCACGCGCGCCTCCGGACGGAGCTGCCGCTCCTCCTCCAGATGGCGCGCAAGGTCGAAGGGGTCCACGCGGAAAAGGAGAGCGTCCCGCGGGGTCTCGCCGCGCACGTGGACACCCTCTCGCAGACCCTCCTCGACCACCTCGACAAGGAGGAGCAGGGGCTCTTCCCGATGATCCTCTCCGGCCGGGGCGGCCAGCCCTCGGCCCAGGTCTTCGCCCTCGAGCGCGAGCACGAGGACGTCGCCCTCGCCCTCCAGAAGACCCGCGCACTGACGACGGACCTCGTCCCTCCGGCCGAGGCCTGCACGACCTGGCGCGCCCTCTACCTCCGCCTCGACGAGCTCGAGGCCGAGGTGATGGAGCACGTCCACCTCGAGAACAACGTCCTCTTCCGCCGCGCGCTCTGCGCGGAGCTGTGA